One Drosophila subobscura isolate 14011-0131.10 chromosome U, UCBerk_Dsub_1.0, whole genome shotgun sequence DNA window includes the following coding sequences:
- the LOC117902146 gene encoding phospholipase B1, membrane-associated translates to MTTIAPCLWLCSILLLMSPISTSNSRRTRRQNRSDQLLADIGVHAQSYDPRKLENGLQQYTNFDRDLRQLFLGTRRVMLNFALRNIEDLKNRNMREGKIQLPISKRKPFPCPMNNTRSEKTPTSVEKLRPGDIDIIAAFGDSLSAGNGILSNNAMDMINEFRALSFSGGGLENWRRYLTLPNILKIFNPKLYGFSVSNSLVVNHRNSRFNIAEPMIMSRDLPFQARVLIELLRRDPHVDMKRHWKLLTVYVGNNDICSDLCHWDEPQALLDQHASDLRQAFRLLRDNVPRLLINLIVVPNILLTLTTMKEIPFQCFVVHRVGCHCLMNDRLNRTQRSQRMDTLRRWQQVDLDVARLPEFHREDFAIVAHPMLANMTAPRLENGHTDWRFFSHDCFHFSQRGHAIVSNMLWNSMLLPDDRKPRPFTIPGLFESIVCPSEEQPYFVVRPG, encoded by the coding sequence ATGACAACAATCGCCCCCTGTTTGTGGTTGTGCTCAATATTACTCCTGATGAGTCCAATTTCAACATCAAACAGTCGACGCACACGACGACAGAATCGCTCCGATCAACTCCTAGCGGATATAGGAGTCCATGCGCAGAGCTACGATCCCAGAAAACTCGAAAACGGTCTACAACAATACACAAACTTTGACAGAGATTTACGACAATTATTCCTGGGCACACGACGCGTAATGTTAAATTTTGCACTGCGAAATATTGAAGATTTAAAGAATCGAAACATGCGAGAGGGCAAGATACAGCTGCCTATCTCCAAGAGGAAACCATTTCCGTGTCCCATGAACAATACGAGATCGGAGAAAACACCCACCTCCGTGGAGAAGTTACGCCCCGGAGATATCGATATTATAGCGGCTTTTGGGGACTCACTATCAGCGGGTAATGGCATACTATCGAATAATGCCATGGATATGATCAATGAATTTCGAGCATTGAGTTTTTCCGGTGGGGGACTGGAAAATTGGCGTAGGTATCTGACGCTGCCGAATATTCTAAAGATATTTAATCCGAAATTGTATGGCTTTTCGGTGAGCAATAGTCTGGTGGTTAATCATCGAAATTCACGCTTCAACATTGCCGAACCGATGATCATGTCGAGGGATTTGCCATTTCAGGCCAGAGTCCTAATCGAACTGTTGCGTCGTGATCCGCATGTGGACATGAAGCGACACTGGAAGCTGCTGACAGTTTATGTAGGCAATAATGACATTTGCTCGGATCTGTGCCACTGGGATGAACCGCAGGCGTTGCTCGACCAACATGCCAGCGATCTGAGGCAGGCCTTTCGACTGCTCCGTGATAATGTGCCACGTTTGCTCATCAATTTGATTGTAGTGCCGAATATTTTGCTCACTCTGACGACCATGAAGGAGATACCCTTTCAGTGCTTTGTGGTGCATCGTGTGGGATGTCACTGTCTGATGAACGATCGTTTGAATCGCACGCAGCGGAGTCAACGCATGGATACCCTGCGACGCTGGCAACAGGTGGATCTGGATGTGGCACGTCTGCCCGAGTTTCATCGCGAAGACTTTGCCATTGTGGCGCATCCGATGCTGGCAAATATGACGGCACCTCGACTGGAGAATGGCCACACCGATTGGCGTTTCTTTTCGCACGATTGCTTTCATTTCAGTCAGCGTGGACATGCCATCGTCTCGAATATGCTGTGGAACAGCATGCTGCTCCCAGATGATCGCAAACCACGTCCCTTCACCATTCCAGGGCTATTCGAGAGCATTGTCTGTCCCAGCGAAGAGCAGCCCTACTTTGTGGTGAGACCGGGATAG